Within Elizabethkingia sp. JS20170427COW, the genomic segment ACTAAATACTTTAGATTTATTGAAAAAAATAAGAAAGTCTACCAATAATATAGTGGATGAAAAAGCGTATATCCGTGCGCGATTATTAGATATGTTGATAGGGGATTGGGATCGGCATGAAGACCAATGGCGTTGGATAATGTATAAAGAGGGAAGTAAGAATATCTACAAACCTATTCCTAAGGATAGAGATCAAGCTTTTAGCAAATATGATGGATGGATTATGTCTTGGGTGATGACTTTTCCAGCGCTAAGACACATGCAGACCTTTAAGGAAGATATAAGAAATATTAAATGGTTGAATAGAGAGCCTTATCCTTTGGATTTAACCATTTTAAAAAAATCAAAACTAGAGGATTGGTTGCAAGAAGCTCATTTTATAAAGGCAGAGTTGGATGATGCAACAATTGATCGTAGTTTTCATCGTCTTCCAAAAGAAGTTCAAGATGAGACGATAGAGGATATTAAAAGAAAATTAAAATTAAGACGTGCTAAATTATCGGAATATGCACAAAAGTATTATAAAGTTTTAGCGAAGGTTGTTCCTATTGTAGGGACAGATAAGGAGGATCGTTTTGTGATTACTAAAAATAACGATGGGGTAACTGTTCAGCAGTTTTTTAAGAAAGACCAAGAAGAATTGGTGCTGAACCGAGAATATAATGATGGAGAGACAAAAGAGTTATGGATTTATGGATTGAATGATCAAGATCATTTTGAAGTAAAAGGTTCAGGAAAATCAAAGATAAAAATACGGTTGATAGGAGGGGTACATCATGATACTTATAAGGTTGAAGATGGAAAATCTATTAAAGTTTATGATTTTAAGACAAGGGAAAATACATATCAATTGTCCAAAGGGGTAAGAAAGATAATTTCTGATAATTACGACCTTAATACTTATGATTTCAAAAAGCCAAAATATAATTTTGGAAACATTGTTCCTTTAGCCGGGTATAACCCTGATGATGGAGTGAAATTAGGAGCATCTTATATTTACCAAGTAAATGGATATAAGCAAAATCCCTTTACCCAAAAACATAAATTGGATGTAGGTTATTTCTTTGCTACTCATGCGGCAGAAGTCCATTACCGAGGTGTATTTCCTGAAGCGATTAAGAATTGGGGACTAGCAATTGAGGCTAGAGGAACTACAGGAAATTTCACCCAAAATTTCTATGGTATGGGGAATGAAACGGGTAATGGTAAAGACTTTTATGGTAAAAATTATTACAGGGTAAGAATGCAACAATTGGAAGTAAAACCTTCAGTTTATTATAGGAGTTTTTCAGGGATACAGCATTTATTTGAAATAGGATATCACGCTAATAAAGTAGAACAAACAGAAGGAAGATTTATCGAGATAGCTTCTGTGCATCCTGATGTTTTCAAAACCCAGCAGTTTGCGACAGCTCGCTATTCGTTTTCATATGACCATAGCGATAGCGAGGTTTTCCCAACCAAGGCTTTTGGGTTAGGCTTCGAGGTGTTATACAATGCTGATTTGCAAAAGCAAAATAGAAATTTTGTTAAATTAAAAGCAAGGATGAGTATTTCACAGGCTTTAGATAACCAATCTCGTTGGGTATTGGCTTCAAAAATTTCTGGAGAATATATTAATAATCAACATTATTTATTTTATCAAGGGGCTCAATTAGGAGGCGATGGAAGCCTTCGCTCGTTCCGAAATCAAAGATTTATAGGGGATTCTTTCTTTTTTCATTCTACAGATTTAAGATGGAATTTTGGTAAAGTGAAAAATAGGATTACTCCAATTACTTCAGGAGTGTATATAGGCTATGACTATGGTAGAGTTTGGCGGAAGGGGGAAGATTCTCAAAAATGGCATCAGTCCGTAGGAGGAGGTTTATGGCTCGGTATTTTGGAGAATATCTCTATACGAACTTCTTATTTTTATGGTAGTGATGGCAGTCGTCTATCAGCAGGTATTGGGATGAGGTTCTAAATCTTTTAGAGTAGAAAGAAAATTTTATACTTTAAAAGAAAAAGTATTATATTTGCAAACTAAAATTAACCGGGACGAGTTCCCTCAAAATTAATTCATTATGTCAGTAAAAATTAGATTACAAAGACACGGTAAAAAAGGTAAACCTTTTTTCCACATTGTAGTAGCAGATTCAAGAGCTAGAAGAGATGGTAAATTTATCGAGAAAATCGGTACTTACAACCCAATTACTAACCCTGCAACTATCGAACTTAATGTAGATTCTGCAGTTCAGTGGTTAAACAACGGTGCTCAACCAACAGATACTGCTAGAGCTATCCTTTCTTACAAAGGTGCCCTTTACAAAAAACACTTACAAGGTGGTGTAGCTAAAGGTGCTTTCGATCAAGCTGAAGCTGATAAAAAATTCAATGCTTGGTTAGAAGCTAAAGAAGCAAAAGTTGCTGGTAAAGTTTCTGGTTTAGCTCAAGCTAAAGTAGATGCTAAAAATGCTGCTTTAGAAGCTGAAGCAAAAGTAAACGAAGCAAGAATTGCTGCTAAAAAAGAAGCTGAAGAAGCTGCTGCTCAAGAAGCTCCAGCTGCTGAAGAAGAAGCGTCTAACGATTCTGCTGAAGCTTAATAAAAAATATCCGTAATGCGTAAAGAAGATTGCTATTTCCTTGGTAAAATTATTCGCAGACACGGGCTTTCGGGCAACGTGATCTTAAAGCTAGATACAGACCAACCCGAATTTTATAACAAATTGGAATCAATATTCATTGAAATCAATGGATTATTGGTTCCATTTTTTATTGAAAAAAGGTCTTGGAGTAAAGTAGATTCTCTTAACCTATTTTTTAAAAATACTACAGAAGCAATGGTAGATCAGATTATCGGAAAAAATGTATATCTACCCCTTGCGACCTTACCGAAACTTACCGGAAAACAATTCTATTACCACGAAGTACTGAAATATGAAGTGAAAGATAGTCATGGTAATTCTTGTGGAGTAATTCGCGAGATTAATGACCAAACAGCTCAGCATTATTTTATTTTGGTGTTAGACGGCAAAGAAGTGATTATCCCAATTATCAAAGATTGGATTTTGGATGTAGATAGAGATCATCAGATAATCACCATGCAACTTCCTGAAGGATTATTAGAAGTTTATACTCAATAGATTTCATTATTTAATTCTCCTTTTTCTTGTATTTTTTATACTTTTGAATAATGATAAAATATATTTTCGTATTCCTAAGTATATTGATTACTGCTCAAAATAAGATTACTATTTTAGCGGAAGATACAAGGCATCCTATTGCAGGAGCTTCTATATTTTCAGAAGGAAAGCTCTTGGGTAAGTCTAATCAACAAGGGGAATTTATAAGCCCTAAATCCCTTATTAAAATTTCTGCAAAAAATTACGAAGACGAGTGGGTAGAAGCTAGTGGAGATACAAAAGTATTTTTAATTGCCACTGCAGCATATCGCTCTATCCAAAGTTTAAATATAGATTCTCAGAAGCAGAAAAAAGCTTTTTCAATACTAGAAAAGGTGGAAAAAAATAGAGATAGAAACAATCCCAAAAGTTTATCCAGTTATTCTTTTAAATCTTATCAAAAGTTTTCGGTAGATATCGATTCGGATTCTGTTCAAACTTTTCAGAATTATTATCAACAGAATTTAGGTAAAGATACTCGATTCCAGAAGATAGCCTCAGAGTCGGGGATTTTCCTTTGGGAAAGAGCTTTACAATATTATTTTGTTTCAGGTAAAGAGGAAAGAACCGTGGTGATGGATCAGAAAATGTCTGGAACTCAGCAACCTGTATATGAGTTGTTAGCGCTAAAGACCAAGGTGAGCCAATTTCCTGATTTTTTAGAAAAACAAAAACGAGAGTTGTATCGTTTTTATTTACAGGATAGTGTGGTTTTTAACCAAAGACCCACTTATATTATCAGTTTCCGACAGATTTCTTACCCTAAATCTAAAAAAGAAGTTCTCTCTGGGAGAATCTATATCGATCAACAAAATTATGGAATTGCCAAAGTAGAAAAGTACAATGGTAAAGCAAAAAATGAGTTTTCTATTGACGAATGGGTATTTAACCATGATGTATGGTTTTTGAAGAGAGAATTCCAAAAAATATATTTAGGTTCTTGGGATTTTGGAAAACAAAAGGTAGGGAGGTATGCTTTCTTAAAAAGTGATTATTACGATATTAAAGCTCCAGATACTACCATCAACCCAAAAGTGTTCAATTCCTATGCTCTTACCATTAAGGAGGGGGACGGAAAGCTTTTACCTGAATACAGAACCGATTCTTTAAGTGCTAGAGAAAAAGCAACCTATTATAAAATTGATAGTATTTCTAAAAAATCACATTGGGAAACCAAGTTGAATTTTTTAGCTCAACTGAGTAGAGGAAGATTGCGTTGGAAATTTATTGATATCCCTGTAGATAAATGGTTGGTGTTGAATGGTTATGAAAATTACAGACCAGGTTTAAAATTAAAAACCAATGAATATTTCTCCAAATATTGGTCTCCAGATATTTATGTAGGATATGGCTTTGGAGATAAAAAATGGAAATATACTGCTGGTGTAGATGTGAAGACTTCTTTGGAGAGCGATGCTGTAGTAAGGGTTGAATATACCGATATGGTAGAAGCTTCAGGGAAATTTAAACAGGAATTATGGACAGCAAAAATGATGTTGATGAATTCCGCGGCGAGTATAGGAACTCTAAATTTTTATCATTACAAAGGGTGGAAGTTAAGTTTTAGAAAGCATCTTTTTAATAATATTTCCTACCAACTTCAATTGGCATATTTAAAGGAGAATGCTTTGTTCGACTATTCGTTTTTAGGGGAAAATAGAATTTTTAATAACCCTAATCTTAGGCTTACTTTAAAATATGCACCTCGCAACAGATCAATGATGACACCTACTGGTCGATTGATTTTACAAGAAAATAGTCCTAGTTTTTATTTCAATTATGAAAATTCCTTCCGAGCCTTTGATGGAGATTACCGCTATCAAAAATTTGATTTTTTAGCATTATATAAAACGCAAACTCTTCTAGGAGTTACCGAGATGAGAGCCTATGGAGGTTTGTTAACAGGAGAGGCTCCTATGTGGCAAAGCTTTGAGGCAGGAGGTTTAAGACCAGATCGGGAGAGTTTTATAAGCAAGCTTAACCTTACTTCTTTTCTAGGTTTTGCAACCATGCCTAGTGGAAATTTTTACCATGACAGGTTTGTAGCTTTTTATATAGGTCATAAAATTCCATGGTATTTTAAGAGTTTTGGGAAAAATATTTCTAGTTTCGATGTTGTTTATAAAGGGATAGTAGGAGAATATAAAAATGCCAATTTGCATCAGGTGAAGATAGAAAGCTTGAATCACCTTTACCAAGAAGTAGGCTTGGAGTGGAATAATTTTTTGAGTACTCAATTTAATTTAGGTTTCTTTTATCGGGTGGGATATTACCAGACTTCTTCCTTTAAAGATAATTTTGCAATTCAGTTGAAATTGAAGATACTAGGTTTTTAATCTAGCTTATTGATATATTTCTGTAATAAAAATTTATTTTCGTAGTTTCGTTTAAAAATAACGATGACCAAACCTTTTTTATTATCGGCTTTCGCCTTTAGTATTTTATCAACCGCTCAGATTAAAACTTTTGAAATTCCTGCAAATAAAGCTTACTAATTTTAGTAGTACAGCTCCTCATCATAAATCGTATAATTGGCTGTATGAGGAAGTTGAAGTTCCTAAGGGATATGATCCGCTAAGTACTTTTTATATGGCGATAGGTTTTTATAGAGGATACTTTGGGATGCAAACCAATTCGGATACCGAGCGAAGAGTGTTGTTTTCTGTATAGGATAGTAAAGATGCAGAGAATGACAAGACAGCTTCTTCAGCAGATTATGTTAGTTTGGTAGATAAAGGTAAGAAACTACTGTGAATAACTTTGGTGGCGAAGGAACGGGAGGGCAATCCTATGTGAAAGATGCCCAGTGGAAGACAGGTGAGAAAGTAGCCTTTGTGATGAATGTGCTACCACAGGCGAATAACACTGTTGTGCTTTCGGCTTGGTATAAATTAGATTCTCAAAAAAAATGGAATTATATCGCTTCATGGAGGGCTCCTAAAGAAAATAGGTATTTTGAAGGGTTTCATTCCTTTTTAGAAAATTATGGGTTTCCCAATGGCCAGCAAAAAAGAATGGCAGAGTATTTTAATGCCTATGGATACGATTATGAGGAAGGAAGATGGGTGAACCTTAACAAGGTTAGATTCAGTAATACAGATGGTAAAAAAGGACAAAGAGTAGATTATGAACAGGGAGTTTCTCCCTTGCATCCTAGCCGTTTTTATATGGCTTCGGGCGGATATACTCCTACTGTAAAAACAGATGATGAACTCCCTCTTGCTAATACTCCCCCCAACTGTGGATTTAAATAATTTTTCAATTTATATAGTTGGTGAGATATTATCGTACTTCAAAAAAATCATAAATATAGAGCAGGCAGATACAAATATCTGTCTGTTTTTTTTGAGGAAAAGATGGTGTTTACTGAGTCTATAGCATTAGAAGTTTTCTTTTAACTTATTTATGTGATGATGGTAGATGTTGGGTTTTATACATTAATTTTAGACTTTTTATTGTTTTATTTTCTATATAATGTAAATATTATTAATATAAAAACAGATGATTTTAATCATTTATTTATTTAGAATTAATAAAAATTATATCTTTGCGAAAAAATATACTAGTGAAGAAGATAGTAATTTCCGCAGCATCATTATGTACTGTTATGGTTTTGGGTCAAAAAAAAGATTCTACTAATATTAAAGAAATACAAACTGTATCCATTCAAGGAACTAAAAACTTTAGAACTCCAAACTCAGAATCGGTAGCAAGATTACCATTGAAAAACTTGGAAAACCCAACAGTTTTCAACGTTGTCCCTAAAGAAATTATTAGTGAAATGAACGCTACCGATTTCAATACAGCAATGGCTTCGGCTCCAGGGGTAGTAGTTAATAATTCGGTAAATGATAGTGGGAATGATATCTTTTTAAGAGGATTTACTTCTTCAGCGAATTTTAGAAATGGATTACTTCAAAATCCGAGAATACAATCTGAAATAGCAAATATAGAACGTGTAGAAGTGGTAAAAGGTCCTTCAGGAACATTGTTTGGAGGGACTTTAGCTAATTATGGTGGAGTGGTGAATATAATTACTAAAAAACCTCAAGAGAATTTTGGAGGAATCTTGAGTTATACCACAGGAAGTTGGGGGATGAGCAGGATTACTGCTGATGTAAATACCCCATTGAATAAAGAAAAAACAGCTTTAGCTCGTGTTAATTTGGCCCACTACTCTCAGGACTCTTTCCAAGATGCGGGATATAGCAAAGGAGTTTTTTTCTCTACTGCATTGTCTTACAAGGTGAATGATAATACCCAAGTAAATCTGGATGTGGAGTATCACTCTAATAATAAAACTCTTAATGCTTATATTCGTAGCTCGGAAAAGATTACTTTAAAATCTATGAAAGATCTTACCGATGCTCACAGTAGATCATTTACCAGTAACAATATAGGTTCTCCTAGAGATAATTTTATTACCAGTGCCGAAGTAATTCATAAAATAAATGACCAATGGACATCTCGTACAACTTACCAAAGAGGGCAAGCTAATGAGAATGAATCTATTTTCTTAGTTTTAAGTTATGTGAATAACAATACGGTAAGTAGAGGGATTAGGCCTTTTGATAATTTTAAGATTACAACCGATAATATCCAACAGAATTTTATAGGGGATTTCAAAATTGGTGATTTTAGAAATAGATTGGTAGTAGGAGCGGATTACTTTACCCAAACAACTAAAAACCAATACGGAAGATTTGGAAATTCGGCTTTTGTACAATACGATACCGTACAGTTGGATAGCCAATCCCCATGGCAACCAATTTCCAGAAGCGTTGTAGAGGGATTAGATCGTACTCAGACATTATTAGATATTAATAAGATTAATACTTTTAGCATCTATGCATCCAATGTATTTAATGTTACCGATAATTTATTGGTAATGGCAAGTTTAAGGATGGATAATTATAAAAACTTTAATATAATCTCCAATGGTGTAGAAGGAGGAGGTGAGTATAAGCAAACTCAGTTTTCACCAAAGTTTGGATTGGTGTATGAAGCTGTAAAAGATCAGGTTTCTTTCTTTACAAATTATGTTAATGGATTTAAAAATGTTGCTCCAACAAGAGATCCTAATGATTTGCAAGGAAATACTTTTATAGAATATAAACCAGAGCAAGGAAACCAAACCGAAGTTGGGGTAAAGTTAGATTTATTTAATAAAAAATTATTAGCTACTGTTAGTTATTATAATATAGGAATTAAAAATCGTTTGATGCCAGACCCATCAGGGATTGCAGGGTTATATATCCAAGATGGTAATATTAAAAGCCAAGGATTGGAAGTGGATTTAGTAGCTAATCCTGTAAGAGGACTTAATATTGTAGCTGGCTATGGTTATAATGATAATCATTATGACGATCGCTCTGTTAATAACGGAAAAAGAGCTGCTTGGACACCAAGACATGTGGCAAATCTTTGGACGAGTTATAAAATTTTGGATGGTAAATTCGAAGGTTTAGGATTTGGAGCTGGATTTAATTATGTAGATAAAACCTATATTAATATCACCAACCATTTCTTAGCTCCAGCTTATACTACAGTGGGAGCCACTGCCTTTTATGATAAGAAAAAATATAGAATAGGTCTTAAACTGAATAACGCCTTCAATGAAATATATTGGAATTTCTATGGGCAGCCTCAGAAAACAAGAGAAGTACTTGTAAACTTCGCATTTAAATTTTAATTCATATCAAGTTAAGTGATTTTTGTAGGGCAGAAGGTGTCTTAAGGATATTTTTCTGCTCTACAATTATAAGAAAATGGAAAAATTATATGGAAATAAATAAGCAAACGAAGAAGCGAAAGCAGGGAAAGACGCTTACAAAAAAAATTACAGGATGGTTGCATCTTTGGTTAGGACTTGTCTCGGGGGTGATTTTATTGGCTGTAACCCTTTCTGGGACGGTTTTTGTGTATTGTGATGAGATTATAGATCTATTGGCAGGAGATGCAAAATATGTAACAGCACAATCTAATACTCCCAAAAAAACACCAGAGGAATTATTGACGATTTTTCATAAAGAAGTCCCAGATAGAAAAGCTTTTTATATTGATATGTATAAAGGGGCGGATCGAAGCTTTAGGGTAGCTTCGGCGAGTGTACCTAAGCAAAAATCTGGAGAAAAAGTAGAAAAAAAGAAAGGGCAAAGAGGACCACGTGGAGTATTTGCCTATCATTATATGAATCCATATACAGGAGAAATACTCGGAAATACAAAATCTTACGAGTTTTTTTATGTAGTAGCCCATATCCATGCACAACTTTTGGCAGGGAAACTAGGGAAGACTGTAGTAGGGATTGCTTCTATAATTTTTCTGATTCAGTTGATTGGAGGATTGATTTTGTGGTGGCCTAAAAAATGGAATAAAACTACCAAAACAGCTGCTTTCAAAATAAAATCGGGTACCCAATGGAGAAGAAAAAATTATGACTTACACAATGTGGTAGGATTTTATGCCCTTTTACCAGCTTTATTTTTAACAATTACAGGGCTTATTATGGCATACGAATGTTTAACCAATCTTACCATGAAAACTTTTGGAGCAAGTCCAGATGCCCATGAGTTGAGTAAAAAGTACGAGCCTACTTTTGATGCATCTAAAAATGCTCTTTCATTTGCTGATTATCAAAAGAAAATGTTTACCGAATTTCCCGATGCAAAACAATTGAGAATGGGGATTCCTAGAAATGATTCTATGACGGTTTATCATATAGGAGTAGCCAGATTTATAGGTTTAAAAAGTATGTACGATGGAAAAAGCTTCGATACAAATAAATATACCGGTGAGGAAATAAAATATCCTAAAGAAATAGAAATGCATGAAGTAGTAGAACATACCAATTTTGATCTTCATGTAGGATATTGGGGAGGACAGTTTGGAAAACTTTTTACCTTCCTTGTTGGTATTATCACTACTAGTTTACCTATTACAGGGTTTTTAATCTGGTGGGGTAGAAGAAATAAAAAATCTAAAAAGAAAGATGAGGTAAAATCAATTCATCATCATAGAAAAGAAATAGGAAATGGGCAATTGGCGTAGTTTGTTTTTTATCCTCTTATTAGGAGGAATTATTTTGGGAAAATCTCAGGATAAAATATTAAATGGAGAAATTGTAAAATTATCTTCTAAGTTATTAAATGAGGAAAGAACAGTATGGGTGCATCTTCCCAAGTCTTATTATAATAATAAAATAAAGCCAGCAAAATACCCAGTTATTTATTTACTGGATGCTAATATTAATTATGGATACTTTACTGGAGTTATTGATTTTTTCACCAGAGGTCCGTATGCAGAAATGCCTGAAGTAATAGTGGTAGCTATAGAAAATACAGATAGACCACGAGATTTTACACCTTCGAAGTCGTTTGTTATAAATCCGAATAACCCTAGTGTAAAGTTGTTTGAAACTTCTGGAGGTGCTAATCAATTTTTGAAATTTATCAATGAGGAGTTGAAACCTTTTATTGCTTCCCATTACAGAGTTAGTGGTTTTAACGTATTGGTAGGGCATTCTTTTGGAGGGTTATTTACTCTTTATACCTTCCTTAGTCAACCTCAATCCTTCAATGCATATATTGCTAATGATCCAAGTTTGTGGTGGGATAAACATCTTTTAGTAAATGTTTTGAAGGAAAACCTGAATAAGAATAAGAGTCTAGGAAAAAATATTTCATTATTTATTTCTGAAGCTAATAATGCAGAAGAAGAGAATAAATGGGACAATGCTATGACATCAGCGATTCAGGAGTTTGTAAAGTTGATGAGGTCTCAACAGGAAGTAGCTTTTCAAAGTTCATATTACCCTGAAGATCATCATGGGACAGTTTCGCTTCCAGGAAATATAGATGGATTACGTTTTATATTCAAAGGATTTAGGTCAGATATCAAGCAGATCAGCAAAAATCCTCAATTATTGATGGAATCCTATCAGCATTTTTCAAAACAAAAAGGAGCGGAATTTTTACCATCAGAGACCTATCTCAATGCAATTATAAAATTCACCAAAGAAAATAATCCTACTAACGAAGCTTATTTTCAACAATTGAAAAAAATACTTTATTCATTATAACTCAATTTACTATCGTAGGAGAGTTTTATTTTACAATTCTCTCCAGCAAAAAGGCTGCCCATATCATTGGACAGCCTCTTTTGTAATTTAATTTTTTGTTATTTTAAAGCATTAAGAGCTGCTTCATAATTGGGCTCTTGAGTGATTTCTGGTACTTGTTCAGAATAAAGAACTTTACCATTTTCATCAGCAACAATTACCGCTCTACTTAGTAATCCTTTAAGAGGAGAATCTGCTAGAGTTACACCATAGTCGTTTCCGAAACTACCTCTAAAATCTGAAAGAGATTCCACATTCTTAATTCCCTCTGCAGCACAGAAACGATTAAGAGCAAAAGGTAAATCTTTAGAAACATTTACAACAACAGCATTTTTTATACTTGTAGCATCTTGGTTGAAATGTCTTACTGAAGCTGCACATACTCCAGTGTCAACACTAGGGAAAATGTTGAAAACTACTTTTTTTCCTTTATAGCTTTCTAGATTTTTTTCTGATAAATCAGAAGCTACTAATGCGAAATCTTTAAGTTGCTCACCAGCTTGAGGTAAAGTTCCTACTGTAGATGCAGCATCTCCGTGAAATGTGATATTTGCCATTTTGTTTTATTTTTTAATGGGTTGAAATAAATATAGGTTAAAATTAAATAATATATTCTATGAATACAATATTCTGTGATTAATTATTTCTATCGAATGCTTACAATAGAAAATAAAGCCTAGTCTTCGGTTTTGATTTTTATTACCGCAGGTTTTAGTCCATTGCTTTCTATGGTAAGGGTTGCCTCTCCTTTCTCCATGCCAGCGCGGACAATGGCTAAAGCTAAACCATTATAAGCTTTTCGGTATTTTTTATTGGAAAAAGGTTCTAAGTCGGCTTGGTAACCATTATCTAGAGCAGCAATACTTGCATTTCCAGTAATGTTAAAGTGGATTTCAGGATGAGTATTAGGAACTAATATTCCGTTTTTATCTACTACAGATACTTTTACAAATCCAAGATCTTCTCCTCCTTTTTTAAGTGTATTTCTATCAACTTCAGCAATGAGTTGGTAGGCTTCACCCGCTGTTTTTTTAATGCTTTCCATTACTTTTTTACCATTCTTTCTTGAAATAGCTTTTAGAGTCCCTGGTTGATAGGTTAGGTTGTTGAATCTTACAAAAAGATCATCATCTTGCTTTGATTTTTTGCCTAGTGATTTTCCGTTGAGGAAGAGCTCTACTTCATCGGCATTATTAAAATAGACATGTACATCAATTTTTTGTCCAGCTGTCCAATTCCAATGAGGGAGGATATGTAAAACCTTGTCCTGAGTGAAGATGCTTTTATACAAATAGTAAGAGTCTTTAGGAAATCCCGCCATATCGATGATACCAAAATAAGAGCTTCTTGCAGGGAATGGGTATGGAGTAGGTTCTCCCAAATAATCAAAACCAGTCCATAGGAACATACCGCTTAGTTTTGGGTATTTTAGAAATATTTTTAAAGCTTCTTCATTGGTGGATGCCCAAGGGGCAGATACATTTTCATATGACGAGGCAGTAAAGTCTTTATTTCCACCAGGTCTTTTATCTGTAAAGCCGGCCCATCTTCGGATGCTGTCGGAAGGCATATCGTAATGCCCACGCGTAGCTAATGCAGAAACATTTTCCGCAAGGATATAAGGTTTGTCTCCAGGGAAAAGAGAATTGCCTAAATCCTTCCATTGCCAATGATGATAGTTGATGCCGATTACGTCCAATGTCTGAGCAAGATACATATTGTTGTGGTTTTCGGTCATGTTAAGGCCAGCTGAAACAGGGCGGGTAGTGTCGTATTTTTTGATAATTTGTACAAGATCTTTAGTGATTTGTGTGCCAACGTTATCATTGCCTCCATGTTGTTCAGGAATTTCGTTTCCGATACTCCAAAGGATAACAGAAGGATGGTTTCTATCTCTTAAGATATGATCTCGTAAATCTCTTTCATGCCAGTCTTCATAATATAGGTTGTAGTTGAAGGGAGTATTTTCTTTATCCCATGTCCAAACATCAAAAGTCTCATCCATTACTACAAATCCCATTTTGTCGCAGAGGTCTAACCATTCAGGAGCGGGAGGGTTGTGGGTGGTTCTTATCCCATTAATTCCCATGCTTTTTAGCATTTGTAATTGGCGCTCCATAGCTCTTACATTAACCGCAACACCTAAGGCACCTAAATCGTGGTGCATGGAAGTTCCAATGATTTTTAGAGGTTTCCCGTTAAGGAAAAATCCTTTTTGCTGATCGAAGTGGAAATCTCGGATTCCAAAAGGGGTAGTATAGGTGTGTAGCAGTTGCTCGCCACTATAAATTTCTGAAACAGCTTTGTAAAGTTGAGGAGTT encodes:
- the tpx gene encoding thiol peroxidase; translation: MANITFHGDAASTVGTLPQAGEQLKDFALVASDLSEKNLESYKGKKVVFNIFPSVDTGVCAASVRHFNQDATSIKNAVVVNVSKDLPFALNRFCAAEGIKNVESLSDFRGSFGNDYGVTLADSPLKGLLSRAVIVADENGKVLYSEQVPEITQEPNYEAALNALK
- a CDS encoding PepSY domain-containing protein; this encodes MEINKQTKKRKQGKTLTKKITGWLHLWLGLVSGVILLAVTLSGTVFVYCDEIIDLLAGDAKYVTAQSNTPKKTPEELLTIFHKEVPDRKAFYIDMYKGADRSFRVASASVPKQKSGEKVEKKKGQRGPRGVFAYHYMNPYTGEILGNTKSYEFFYVVAHIHAQLLAGKLGKTVVGIASIIFLIQLIGGLILWWPKKWNKTTKTAAFKIKSGTQWRRKNYDLHNVVGFYALLPALFLTITGLIMAYECLTNLTMKTFGASPDAHELSKKYEPTFDASKNALSFADYQKKMFTEFPDAKQLRMGIPRNDSMTVYHIGVARFIGLKSMYDGKSFDTNKYTGEEIKYPKEIEMHEVVEHTNFDLHVGYWGGQFGKLFTFLVGIITTSLPITGFLIWWGRRNKKSKKKDEVKSIHHHRKEIGNGQLA
- a CDS encoding TonB-dependent siderophore receptor: MKKIVISAASLCTVMVLGQKKDSTNIKEIQTVSIQGTKNFRTPNSESVARLPLKNLENPTVFNVVPKEIISEMNATDFNTAMASAPGVVVNNSVNDSGNDIFLRGFTSSANFRNGLLQNPRIQSEIANIERVEVVKGPSGTLFGGTLANYGGVVNIITKKPQENFGGILSYTTGSWGMSRITADVNTPLNKEKTALARVNLAHYSQDSFQDAGYSKGVFFSTALSYKVNDNTQVNLDVEYHSNNKTLNAYIRSSEKITLKSMKDLTDAHSRSFTSNNIGSPRDNFITSAEVIHKINDQWTSRTTYQRGQANENESIFLVLSYVNNNTVSRGIRPFDNFKITTDNIQQNFIGDFKIGDFRNRLVVGADYFTQTTKNQYGRFGNSAFVQYDTVQLDSQSPWQPISRSVVEGLDRTQTLLDINKINTFSIYASNVFNVTDNLLVMASLRMDNYKNFNIISNGVEGGGEYKQTQFSPKFGLVYEAVKDQVSFFTNYVNGFKNVAPTRDPNDLQGNTFIEYKPEQGNQTEVGVKLDLFNKKLLATVSYYNIGIKNRLMPDPSGIAGLYIQDGNIKSQGLEVDLVANPVRGLNIVAGYGYNDNHYDDRSVNNGKRAAWTPRHVANLWTSYKILDGKFEGLGFGAGFNYVDKTYINITNHFLAPAYTTVGATAFYDKKKYRIGLKLNNAFNEIYWNFYGQPQKTREVLVNFAFKF
- a CDS encoding alpha/beta hydrolase — its product is MGNWRSLFFILLLGGIILGKSQDKILNGEIVKLSSKLLNEERTVWVHLPKSYYNNKIKPAKYPVIYLLDANINYGYFTGVIDFFTRGPYAEMPEVIVVAIENTDRPRDFTPSKSFVINPNNPSVKLFETSGGANQFLKFINEELKPFIASHYRVSGFNVLVGHSFGGLFTLYTFLSQPQSFNAYIANDPSLWWDKHLLVNVLKENLNKNKSLGKNISLFISEANNAEEENKWDNAMTSAIQEFVKLMRSQQEVAFQSSYYPEDHHGTVSLPGNIDGLRFIFKGFRSDIKQISKNPQLLMESYQHFSKQKGAEFLPSETYLNAIIKFTKENNPTNEAYFQQLKKILYSL